In Haloplanus rubicundus, one DNA window encodes the following:
- a CDS encoding NAD-binding protein encodes MAASRSDRFLGVRAAVGLTLLAGALSMVTGIVHMGSPTGRPLVPFVPPVARATAGFTGTLTGFLLLGSALGLRRGLRAAWYSTLCLLVVSAGQGLVQASETSIPLVVLSVLALPAVALNRRRFDRSVDFSATQLAAILALSGSQVYITTGAYALREEFGGISTLVDAVYFAIVTSSTVGYGDITPQTAVARLFGISALVVGTASFAIALGVLLTPAIEARLVKALGKMTQSELDLLDDHILVLGYGDLTEAIIQELGDKAPFLVVVPDGDVARRLSERGVDTLTGDTSDEATLRRVHVEEARAVVAATNDDAADALAILTVRHLAPDTHIVAAATHRENVDKLRRAGADTVISPASIGGHLLVESALGGQDVDTEAVADRLLDEI; translated from the coding sequence ATGGCCGCGAGTCGGAGTGATCGGTTTCTCGGGGTCCGTGCGGCCGTGGGGTTGACGCTCCTCGCCGGCGCGCTCTCGATGGTGACGGGCATCGTCCACATGGGGTCGCCGACGGGGCGGCCGCTCGTCCCCTTCGTCCCGCCGGTGGCGCGAGCCACCGCCGGCTTCACCGGTACGCTCACCGGCTTCCTGTTGCTCGGGAGCGCGCTCGGCCTCCGGCGGGGGCTGCGCGCAGCCTGGTACTCGACGCTCTGCCTGCTCGTCGTTTCGGCCGGACAGGGGCTGGTGCAGGCGAGCGAGACCTCGATCCCGCTGGTGGTGCTGTCGGTGCTCGCGCTGCCCGCGGTGGCGCTCAACCGCCGGCGGTTCGACCGCTCGGTCGACTTCTCGGCGACGCAACTGGCCGCCATACTCGCACTCTCCGGCTCACAGGTGTACATCACGACCGGCGCGTACGCCCTCCGCGAGGAGTTCGGCGGCATCAGCACGCTCGTCGACGCCGTCTACTTCGCCATCGTCACCTCCAGTACCGTCGGCTACGGCGACATCACGCCCCAGACGGCGGTGGCGCGGCTGTTCGGCATCTCCGCGCTCGTCGTCGGCACGGCGAGTTTCGCCATCGCCCTCGGTGTCCTGCTCACCCCCGCCATCGAAGCCCGACTCGTGAAGGCACTCGGAAAAATGACACAATCGGAACTCGACTTACTCGACGACCACATCCTCGTGCTCGGTTACGGCGACCTGACCGAGGCGATCATCCAGGAACTGGGCGACAAAGCACCCTTCCTCGTCGTCGTCCCGGACGGCGACGTGGCTCGGCGGCTGAGCGAACGCGGCGTCGACACGCTCACCGGCGACACGAGCGACGAGGCGACGCTGCGGCGGGTCCACGTCGAGGAAGCCCGCGCCGTCGTCGCCGCGACGAACGACGACGCGGCGGACGCACTCGCCATCCTGACGGTCCGACACCTCGCGCCCGACACCCACATCGTCGCGGCGGCGACCCACCGCGAGAACGTGGACAAACTGCGACGGGCGGGCGCGGACACGGTCATCAGCCCCGCGAGCATCGGCGGACACCTCCTCGTCGAGTCGGCGCTCGGGGGACAGGACGTCGACACCGAAGCCGTAGCGGATCGGCTGCTCGACGAAATCTAG
- a CDS encoding Rieske (2Fe-2S) protein, translated as MSADDKYPEESGRRRFVKGVVGGSALAGVGALGTVTVNSATASPGAGGGSTQAWAIENTGGPAPRGMPQIPIEIDSEGYIKGVWPDVETVTQGGRQVQIAEMDIGGSTYSSEWFQYCGVEGYAGIQPGYESDNYFRSGAAPAYDWQSGSKEEGDRFHVDDFSDYEEWGNGIGTAGTGKPASGRWRSEDAEDVIPIQLLRSARIEEAAQDNEWLQASTDQGFIAWLNKCTHFCCVPGYKQSADAARFGNANGVYCQCHQSIYDPFSLVQTLFIARPRPD; from the coding sequence ATGAGCGCGGACGACAAATATCCCGAAGAGAGCGGCCGGCGGCGGTTCGTGAAAGGCGTCGTCGGTGGCTCGGCGCTCGCCGGCGTGGGCGCCCTCGGGACGGTCACCGTCAACAGCGCGACCGCCTCACCCGGTGCCGGTGGCGGGAGCACCCAGGCGTGGGCAATCGAGAACACCGGCGGGCCGGCGCCCCGCGGGATGCCCCAGATCCCCATCGAAATCGACTCGGAGGGGTACATCAAGGGCGTCTGGCCGGACGTCGAGACCGTCACGCAGGGCGGCCGGCAGGTCCAGATCGCCGAGATGGATATCGGCGGCTCCACGTACTCCTCCGAGTGGTTCCAGTACTGCGGCGTCGAGGGGTACGCGGGCATCCAGCCCGGCTACGAGAGCGACAACTACTTCCGATCCGGAGCGGCCCCGGCCTACGACTGGCAGTCCGGAAGCAAGGAGGAGGGCGACCGCTTCCACGTCGACGACTTCAGCGACTACGAGGAGTGGGGCAACGGCATCGGCACTGCGGGCACCGGGAAACCCGCGAGCGGCCGGTGGCGCTCCGAGGACGCCGAGGACGTCATCCCGATCCAGCTCCTCCGAAGTGCGCGCATCGAGGAGGCCGCACAGGACAACGAGTGGCTCCAGGCCAGCACCGACCAGGGCTTCATCGCCTGGCTCAACAAGTGTACGCACTTCTGCTGTGTGCCGGGGTACAAGCAGTCCGCGGACGCCGCCCGATTCGGCAACGCCAACGGCGTCTACTGCCAGTGCCACCAGTCGATCTACGACCCGTTCAGCCTCGTCCAGACGCTGTTCATCGCGCGGCCGCGCCCCGACTAA
- a CDS encoding ferritin-like domain-containing protein, whose product MTESDGSQAGWIESMISDLRGESAASRRTFLRRSAAAGAGALALSVAGSNAALAHEIDDEDASDVDVLNFALTLEHLEHAFYRDGLERFGEHEFRSARTLQGLAYRMRKDIRPNFETIRDHEKTHVDTLTTAFHVLQAIGLGFLTWVTWD is encoded by the coding sequence ATGACGGAGTCAGATGGCAGTCAGGCGGGATGGATCGAATCGATGATCAGCGACCTTCGCGGCGAGTCGGCGGCGTCGCGGCGGACGTTCCTCCGGCGGTCGGCGGCCGCGGGCGCCGGCGCGCTGGCGCTCTCGGTTGCGGGGTCGAACGCCGCCCTGGCCCACGAAATCGACGACGAGGACGCCAGCGACGTGGACGTGTTGAACTTCGCGCTCACGCTCGAACACCTCGAACACGCGTTCTACCGCGACGGCCTCGAACGGTTCGGGGAACACGAGTTCCGGAGCGCGCGGACGCTCCAGGGGCTCGCCTACCGGATGCGGAAGGACATCCGGCCGAACTTCGAGACGATCCGTGACCACGAGAAGACCCACGTCGACACGCTGACGACGGCGTTTCACGTCCTGCAGGCCATCGGTCTCGGCTTCCTGACCTGGGTCACCTGGGACTGA
- a CDS encoding DUF63 family protein: MAVLPEGFALPPLPYLFALLVALGVVGALLVRRRPPVTDGVVLAFAPWMVLGSALHVLYVVDALPSAVRPLAGTPAVYLSVAVVAAATWLGSATLATGETPRLLGGVGLVALVPVVAAVLGVGAGRRSLRLLPSLAILFLSAVAAAATWALLRRRYPDVTLTGRVGALAVAGHALDGVSTAVGIDLLGFGERTPLSALIIEFAASLPTASLIGSGWLFVLVKLAVAAVVVAALTDMVREDPTQGRLLLGFVAAVGLGPGAHNVLLFAVA; encoded by the coding sequence ATGGCCGTGCTCCCCGAGGGCTTCGCGCTCCCGCCGCTTCCCTACCTGTTCGCCCTCCTCGTCGCCCTCGGCGTCGTCGGCGCCCTCCTCGTCCGTCGGCGGCCACCCGTCACCGACGGCGTCGTCCTCGCGTTCGCGCCGTGGATGGTCCTCGGCTCCGCCCTCCACGTGCTCTACGTCGTCGACGCCCTCCCGTCCGCCGTGCGCCCGCTGGCGGGCACCCCCGCCGTCTACCTCTCCGTCGCCGTCGTCGCCGCGGCGACGTGGCTCGGTTCTGCGACCCTGGCGACCGGCGAGACGCCCCGCCTCCTCGGCGGCGTCGGCCTCGTCGCCCTCGTGCCCGTCGTCGCCGCCGTCCTCGGCGTCGGCGCCGGTCGCCGGTCGCTCCGCCTCCTCCCCTCGCTCGCCATCCTTTTCCTCTCCGCCGTCGCCGCCGCGGCGACGTGGGCGCTCCTCCGCCGCCGCTACCCCGACGTGACCCTGACCGGCCGCGTCGGCGCCCTCGCCGTCGCCGGCCACGCCCTCGACGGCGTCTCCACCGCCGTCGGCATCGACCTCCTCGGCTTCGGCGAACGCACCCCGCTCTCCGCGCTCATCATCGAATTCGCGGCGTCGCTGCCCACCGCCTCCCTGATCGGGAGCGGGTGGCTGTTCGTCCTCGTGAAACTCGCCGTCGCCGCGGTGGTGGTCGCCGCGCTGACCGACATGGTCCGCGAGGACCCGACGCAGGGCCGGCTCCTGCTCGGGTTCGTCGCCGCCGTGGGGCTGGGCCCGGGCGCGCACAACGTCCTGCTGTTCGCCGTCGCCTAG
- a CDS encoding potassium channel family protein yields MASFPVEVLFGLYLGILTGIVPALVSWAFGFVFKYVTGVTVPAFGVVVLSVAIAGVNGGLLALNDPTFTQSANQVRLSVAVIVVLMLSLYAHNAGDKMGAEFPRKLSLRRLTDRTLSTDVIELVGGRGQVAVRVSGDVGDMEGYPAVPADLRREIREWTATFPADVPVVELEGRVADRLRTEFDLADVAVTLDERARATVNAAPPLGGLSKRVPAGKRGVSVRALLPTGTARGDEIALATPDRTYRGEVLSLRSDRAAERTADVTDGGTEPAPDPAATPSLPVADGGDGRVTVAVDTGQASSLLGSTVERLSIQSRGTRREYELLSLLRRAGNRIRKVTLREGAPLAGTTIGDAALRDAYGVTVLAVRHAGRWQFAPRGSQALDAGDDLFVVGSYDAVTAFREAVA; encoded by the coding sequence ATGGCTTCCTTTCCGGTCGAAGTGCTGTTCGGCCTCTATCTCGGTATCCTGACGGGCATCGTCCCGGCGCTGGTGTCGTGGGCGTTCGGCTTCGTGTTCAAGTACGTTACCGGTGTCACGGTGCCCGCGTTCGGTGTCGTCGTCCTCTCCGTCGCCATCGCCGGCGTCAACGGCGGGCTGCTGGCGCTGAACGACCCCACGTTCACGCAGTCTGCCAATCAGGTTCGCCTGAGCGTCGCCGTCATCGTCGTCCTGATGCTCTCGCTGTACGCGCACAACGCCGGCGACAAGATGGGCGCGGAGTTCCCACGGAAACTCTCCCTGCGGCGACTCACCGACCGCACCCTCTCGACTGACGTGATCGAACTCGTCGGTGGCCGCGGTCAGGTGGCGGTGCGCGTCTCGGGCGACGTGGGCGACATGGAGGGGTATCCGGCCGTCCCCGCGGACCTCCGACGCGAGATTCGCGAGTGGACCGCCACCTTCCCCGCCGACGTCCCCGTGGTCGAACTGGAGGGACGGGTGGCCGACCGCCTCCGCACGGAGTTCGACCTCGCCGACGTGGCGGTGACCCTCGACGAGCGCGCGCGGGCGACGGTGAACGCCGCCCCGCCGCTCGGCGGCCTCTCGAAGCGCGTCCCCGCCGGCAAGCGCGGCGTCTCGGTGCGCGCGCTCCTCCCCACTGGCACCGCCCGCGGCGACGAAATCGCCCTCGCCACGCCGGACCGAACCTACCGCGGGGAGGTGCTCAGCCTCCGGAGTGACCGCGCGGCCGAGCGGACGGCCGACGTCACCGACGGTGGGACCGAGCCGGCGCCCGACCCCGCGGCCACCCCGTCGCTCCCCGTCGCCGACGGCGGCGACGGCCGCGTGACCGTCGCCGTCGACACCGGACAGGCCTCGTCGTTGCTCGGGTCGACCGTCGAGCGCCTCAGCATCCAGTCCCGCGGGACGCGCCGCGAGTACGAACTCCTCTCGCTCCTCCGACGGGCCGGCAACCGGATTCGGAAGGTGACCCTCCGCGAGGGCGCACCCCTCGCCGGGACGACCATCGGCGACGCGGCCCTCCGTGACGCCTACGGCGTGACGGTCCTCGCCGTCCGCCACGCGGGGCGCTGGCAGTTCGCCCCCCGTGGCTCGCAGGCACTCGACGCGGGCGACGACCTGTTCGTCGTCGGCTCGTACGACGCCGTCACCGCGTTCCGGGAGGCGGTCGCGTGA
- a CDS encoding universal stress protein translates to MFEGVLARLVAVVRRLRRFERRELAAFGRWLQHTGNLLHLTVLVAVPLLIGVVTFVSNALTELSFLLFPPLASGAYTLFSDPEGRYASPRKFVVGLVVGACCGWAALGLSTPLLPGTAVVSPASAALSIFLTGAATWLLDVEEPAAFSTALLVLVTDDASPEAYVTSVAVFGALVALVFSVWRDRFYERRAQYLYDTAQGDDHVLVPMRGDGERATTTALFGATLAAAHDAGKVVLLAVLDETGGAEDGDADGDPALDAAASETAARLEATARRVRTRAGVPCEVVVARGSPVPTTVETATNTNCDLVVTPYEEDRGLLSPYVRGIFEGRFDAIAFRSTTGQRRWRRILVTVARPGDTAHAMLDFAARLAGGSGTVSVCTCIDAEVERRSAESRLANLAETVDVDVETRVARSEVTDFIGANADAYDLLIVGSSGDRSRASRFVSPPTFERLHDVACDVAVVDRGRP, encoded by the coding sequence ATGTTCGAGGGGGTGCTCGCCCGGCTGGTCGCCGTCGTCCGCCGGCTCCGCCGGTTCGAGCGGCGCGAACTCGCCGCCTTCGGCCGCTGGCTCCAGCACACCGGCAACCTCCTCCACCTGACGGTGCTGGTGGCGGTGCCCCTGCTCATCGGCGTCGTCACCTTCGTCTCGAACGCCCTGACCGAACTCTCCTTTCTCCTCTTTCCCCCACTCGCCTCCGGCGCCTACACGCTCTTCTCCGATCCCGAGGGCCGCTACGCCTCGCCCCGGAAGTTCGTCGTCGGCCTCGTCGTCGGCGCGTGCTGTGGCTGGGCGGCGCTCGGCCTCTCGACGCCCCTGCTCCCCGGTACCGCCGTCGTCTCCCCCGCGAGCGCCGCCCTCTCCATTTTCCTCACCGGCGCCGCGACGTGGCTGCTCGACGTGGAGGAGCCGGCCGCGTTCTCGACGGCGCTGCTCGTCCTCGTCACCGACGACGCGTCGCCCGAGGCGTACGTCACGAGCGTCGCCGTCTTCGGCGCCCTCGTCGCCCTCGTCTTCTCCGTCTGGCGCGACCGCTTCTACGAGCGCCGGGCGCAGTATCTCTACGACACCGCACAGGGCGACGACCACGTCCTCGTCCCGATGCGCGGCGACGGCGAGCGCGCGACGACGACGGCGCTGTTCGGCGCGACGCTCGCCGCCGCCCACGACGCCGGGAAGGTGGTGCTGCTGGCGGTGCTCGACGAGACGGGTGGTGCCGAAGACGGCGACGCCGACGGCGACCCGGCCCTCGACGCCGCCGCCTCGGAGACTGCCGCCCGACTGGAAGCGACCGCCCGCCGAGTCCGCACCCGCGCGGGCGTCCCCTGCGAAGTCGTCGTCGCGCGCGGGTCGCCGGTGCCGACGACGGTGGAGACGGCGACGAACACGAACTGTGATCTCGTGGTCACGCCGTACGAGGAGGACCGTGGCCTCCTCTCGCCGTACGTCCGCGGAATCTTCGAGGGCCGGTTCGACGCCATCGCCTTCCGCTCGACGACGGGCCAACGCCGTTGGCGGCGGATTCTGGTGACGGTGGCCCGCCCCGGCGACACCGCCCACGCGATGCTGGATTTCGCGGCCCGGCTGGCCGGCGGGAGCGGCACCGTGAGCGTCTGTACCTGCATCGACGCCGAGGTAGAACGCCGGAGCGCCGAGTCGCGGCTGGCCAACCTCGCCGAGACGGTGGACGTGGACGTGGAGACGCGGGTGGCCCGGAGCGAAGTCACCGACTTCATCGGCGCCAACGCCGACGCGTACGACCTGTTGATCGTCGGCTCCTCCGGCGACCGATCCCGGGCCTCGCGGTTCGTCTCGCCGCCCACCTTCGAGCGGTTACACGACGTGGCCTGTGATGTGGCCGTGGTGGACCGCGGGCGGCCCTAG
- a CDS encoding TrkA C-terminal domain-containing protein produces the protein MPLQVSVPAVDPSVLRVLTQLLAFGVGAALVSAVAALGYRWYTKLRLPLWLSVLLGLSVVAVALNTVGVFTDLLVGETDIFSLERIVFNVLALGVGAAAAPVGRLVGDRVVTDVFAVTGAKELDVEVSRIVRSVGRITDVTLPQDVDDIEDMEGYDPVAPATKETLAGKTLIFPRRLTVAELEARLVTRLQDDYDVGHVDVELAPDGTVEYLALGSRATGIGPTLSPGTVAVAVRADPANAASPGDRVQVWRTDAAPERVLTAELRAHVDDVATLAVAEEEAARLDAASTYRLVTLPAEPQAEREFASLLRAAEETMYVVRVAEGSDLVGAAVEELAATVVAVTGADGSVDDLPDDRTLAAGDAVYVVARPETYRRLDARSRPPEA, from the coding sequence ATGCCCCTGCAGGTGTCCGTGCCCGCGGTCGACCCGTCCGTCCTCCGCGTCCTCACGCAACTGCTCGCGTTCGGCGTCGGTGCCGCCCTCGTGAGCGCCGTCGCCGCCCTCGGCTACCGCTGGTACACCAAACTCCGCCTGCCGCTGTGGCTGTCCGTCCTGCTCGGCCTCTCGGTCGTCGCGGTGGCACTCAACACGGTCGGGGTGTTCACCGACCTCCTCGTCGGCGAGACGGACATCTTCTCGCTCGAACGCATCGTCTTCAACGTCCTCGCCCTCGGCGTCGGCGCCGCCGCCGCCCCCGTCGGCCGCCTCGTCGGCGACCGGGTCGTGACCGACGTGTTCGCCGTCACCGGCGCGAAGGAACTCGACGTGGAGGTGAGTCGAATCGTCCGCTCGGTCGGCCGGATCACCGACGTGACCCTTCCCCAGGACGTCGACGACATCGAGGACATGGAAGGGTACGACCCCGTCGCCCCCGCGACGAAGGAGACGCTCGCGGGCAAGACGCTGATCTTCCCCCGGCGATTGACCGTCGCGGAGCTGGAAGCACGGCTCGTCACCCGACTGCAGGACGACTACGACGTGGGCCACGTCGACGTGGAACTCGCGCCCGACGGCACCGTCGAGTATCTCGCGCTGGGGAGCCGGGCGACGGGCATCGGCCCGACGCTCTCTCCCGGCACCGTCGCCGTCGCGGTGCGGGCCGACCCCGCCAACGCCGCCAGCCCGGGTGACCGCGTGCAGGTGTGGCGGACGGACGCCGCCCCCGAACGCGTGCTGACCGCGGAACTCCGCGCCCACGTCGACGACGTGGCGACCCTCGCCGTGGCGGAGGAGGAGGCAGCGCGACTCGACGCGGCGTCGACGTACCGACTGGTGACGTTGCCGGCCGAACCGCAGGCCGAACGCGAGTTCGCCTCCCTCCTCCGGGCCGCCGAGGAGACGATGTACGTCGTCCGCGTCGCGGAGGGTAGCGACCTCGTGGGGGCGGCAGTCGAGGAACTCGCCGCCACCGTCGTCGCCGTCACCGGCGCGGACGGGAGCGTGGACGACCTGCCCGACGACCGGACGCTCGCCGCCGGCGACGCGGTGTACGTCGTCGCCCGCCCCGAGACGTACCGCCGTCTCGACGCCCGAAGTCGGCCGCCGGAGGCGTAG
- a CDS encoding tRNA (N(6)-L-threonylcarbamoyladenosine(37)-C(2))-methylthiotransferase, with amino-acid sequence MARYHIETYGCTANRGESRAIEQRLRDGGHYPADGPADADVAILNTCTVVEKTERNMLRRAEELQEETGDLVVTGCMALAQGEAFAEAGIDAEVVHWDEVPEAALNGECPTTTPDAEPILDGVVGILPIARGCMSDCSYCITKRATGRLDSPPVEENVAKARALVHAGATEIRITGQDTGVYGWDRNQGKSLLPELLDRICAIEGDFRVRVGMANPKGVHGVREELAETFAENEKLYNFLHAPVQSGSNDVLADMRRQHRVEEFLEVVDTFDDHLDRWTLSTDFIVGFPTETDEDHEASMALLERVRPEKINVTRFSKRPGTDAADMKGLGGTIKKERSKAMSELKREVVGEVHESMVGERRQVLAVRPGTGESVKCRDGAYRQVIVTRADERGVEPGDTLTVEITGHETMYAFGEPIRGE; translated from the coding sequence ATGGCCCGGTATCACATCGAGACGTACGGGTGTACGGCCAACCGCGGCGAGAGCCGAGCGATAGAGCAACGGCTCCGCGACGGGGGCCACTACCCCGCCGACGGCCCCGCGGACGCCGACGTGGCCATCCTCAACACCTGTACCGTCGTCGAGAAGACGGAGCGCAACATGCTCCGGCGGGCCGAAGAGCTGCAGGAAGAGACGGGTGACCTCGTGGTCACGGGCTGTATGGCGCTGGCACAGGGCGAGGCGTTCGCCGAGGCGGGCATCGACGCCGAGGTGGTCCACTGGGACGAAGTGCCCGAGGCGGCGCTGAACGGCGAGTGTCCGACCACTACCCCCGACGCCGAACCGATCCTCGACGGCGTCGTCGGCATCCTCCCCATCGCCCGCGGCTGCATGAGCGACTGTTCGTACTGCATCACGAAGCGCGCGACGGGACGCCTCGACTCGCCGCCGGTCGAGGAGAACGTCGCGAAGGCGCGGGCGCTCGTCCACGCCGGCGCGACGGAGATTCGGATCACGGGCCAGGACACCGGCGTCTACGGGTGGGATCGCAACCAGGGAAAGAGCCTCCTGCCCGAACTGCTCGACCGAATCTGTGCCATCGAGGGCGACTTCCGGGTGCGCGTCGGCATGGCGAATCCGAAGGGCGTCCACGGCGTCCGCGAGGAACTCGCCGAAACCTTCGCCGAAAACGAGAAGCTCTACAACTTCCTGCACGCGCCGGTGCAGTCGGGGTCGAACGACGTGCTCGCCGACATGCGCCGCCAGCACCGGGTCGAGGAGTTTCTGGAGGTGGTCGACACCTTCGACGACCACCTCGACCGCTGGACGCTCTCGACGGACTTCATCGTCGGCTTCCCCACCGAGACGGACGAAGACCACGAGGCGAGCATGGCCCTCCTCGAACGCGTCCGCCCGGAGAAGATCAACGTCACCCGCTTCTCGAAGCGCCCCGGGACGGACGCCGCCGACATGAAGGGGCTGGGCGGGACGATCAAGAAGGAACGCTCGAAGGCGATGTCCGAACTGAAACGCGAGGTAGTCGGCGAGGTCCACGAGTCGATGGTGGGCGAGCGCCGGCAGGTGCTCGCGGTGCGACCGGGCACGGGGGAGTCGGTGAAGTGTCGAGACGGCGCCTACCGGCAGGTGATCGTCACGCGGGCGGACGAACGCGGGGTCGAACCGGGCGACACGCTGACGGTCGAAATCACGGGCCACGAGACGATGTACGCCTTCGGCGAGCCGATACGAGGGGAATAG
- a CDS encoding ubiquitin-like small modifier protein 1, producing MQWKLFADLAEVAGDREIRVDVDPGATVGDALDELFDARPALRERVLDDAGDVADHINVLRNGENVRSGDGLETTLEAGDELALFPPVSGGRQ from the coding sequence ATGCAGTGGAAGCTGTTCGCTGACCTCGCGGAGGTGGCCGGTGACCGGGAGATTCGTGTCGACGTCGACCCCGGCGCGACGGTCGGCGACGCCCTCGACGAACTGTTCGACGCCCGACCCGCCCTCCGGGAGCGCGTCCTCGACGACGCGGGGGACGTGGCCGACCACATCAACGTCCTCCGCAACGGAGAGAACGTGCGCTCGGGCGACGGCCTGGAGACGACGCTCGAAGCGGGCGACGAACTCGCCTTGTTCCCGCCGGTCAGCGGCGGGCGGCAGTGA
- the deoC gene encoding deoxyribose-phosphate aldolase, whose protein sequence is MDRADFAARIDHTVLGPETTPADARRVVAAAAEHGMNACVPPCYVSEVVGEAPDVTVMTVVGFPHGQHAPEVKREEAVAAWEDGADELDVVVNVGRIRAGELGAVIDELSELVAAVPVPVKVIVEAPLLTDAEKRRVAEAAVDADADYLKTGTGFAGPATVEDVALLAEYLPVKASGGIGSYEAATTMLDAGAVRIGASAGVDIVEGFEG, encoded by the coding sequence ATGGACCGAGCCGACTTCGCCGCGCGCATCGACCACACCGTCCTCGGACCGGAGACGACGCCGGCCGACGCCCGACGCGTCGTCGCGGCGGCGGCCGAACACGGCATGAACGCCTGCGTCCCGCCGTGTTACGTGTCGGAAGTCGTCGGCGAGGCGCCCGACGTGACCGTGATGACCGTCGTCGGCTTCCCCCACGGGCAGCACGCCCCCGAGGTGAAACGCGAGGAGGCGGTGGCGGCGTGGGAGGACGGGGCCGACGAACTCGACGTGGTGGTGAACGTGGGGCGGATCCGAGCCGGCGAGCTGGGGGCGGTGATCGACGAACTCTCCGAACTCGTCGCCGCCGTGCCGGTGCCGGTGAAGGTCATCGTCGAGGCGCCGCTGCTGACGGACGCGGAGAAGCGACGGGTGGCGGAGGCGGCCGTCGACGCCGACGCGGACTACCTGAAGACGGGAACCGGCTTCGCCGGCCCGGCCACCGTCGAGGACGTGGCGCTGCTCGCGGAGTACCTGCCGGTGAAGGCGAGCGGCGGTATCGGGAGCTACGAGGCGGCGACGACGATGCTGGATGCGGGTGCCGTCCGGATCGGCGCGTCGGCTGGCGTCGACATCGTCGAGGGATTCGAGGGGTAG
- a CDS encoding nucleoside phosphorylase, whose translation MTLQPHLRVDEGDVRDVALLPGDPGRVERIAAQCDRAEQLASNREYHLVDAEYDGVPLTICSTGVGSPSAAIALEELAAVGVETVIRPGTTGALQAGMEIGDMVVATAAAKEEGTTKRYERVEYPAAADFDVVRALVDASEANDEAVHVGSVVTDDAFYAETEEYVADWEAAGLLAVEMEAAALFTLARRKGLRAGAICTVDGNLVEGTQKGTGDATEDELPPKARDNVERMIGLALDAAATLG comes from the coding sequence ATGACACTCCAGCCGCACCTGCGGGTCGACGAGGGCGACGTACGCGACGTGGCGCTGCTTCCCGGTGACCCGGGACGCGTCGAGCGCATCGCGGCGCAGTGCGACCGTGCCGAACAACTCGCGTCCAACCGCGAGTACCACCTCGTCGACGCCGAGTACGACGGCGTCCCGCTCACCATCTGTTCGACGGGCGTCGGGTCCCCCTCCGCGGCCATCGCGCTCGAAGAACTCGCGGCCGTCGGCGTCGAGACGGTCATCCGACCGGGGACGACCGGCGCGCTCCAGGCCGGGATGGAGATCGGCGACATGGTCGTCGCCACCGCCGCCGCGAAAGAGGAGGGGACGACCAAGCGCTACGAGCGGGTCGAATATCCGGCCGCCGCCGACTTCGACGTCGTCCGGGCGCTCGTCGACGCGAGCGAGGCGAACGACGAGGCCGTCCACGTCGGCTCGGTCGTCACCGACGACGCGTTCTACGCCGAGACCGAGGAGTACGTCGCCGACTGGGAGGCGGCGGGTCTGCTCGCGGTGGAGATGGAGGCGGCCGCGCTCTTCACCCTCGCCCGGCGGAAGGGACTGCGGGCCGGCGCCATCTGCACCGTCGACGGCAACCTCGTCGAGGGGACCCAGAAGGGAACGGGCGACGCCACCGAGGACGAACTCCCACCGAAGGCCCGCGACAACGTCGAGCGGATGATCGGGCTGGCGCTCGACGCCGCGGCGACGCTCGGGTAG
- a CDS encoding PadR family transcriptional regulator yields the protein MSGKWLRSGLRRDICVVVASEGDPTAQECKAAVETRYDDRVDPKTFYGALDALTDAGHLEKTVDGLHDRFELTAAGERALRDHYAWVRERLDD from the coding sequence ATGAGCGGGAAGTGGCTCCGGAGCGGCCTCCGACGGGACATCTGTGTCGTCGTCGCGAGCGAGGGCGACCCGACGGCACAGGAGTGCAAGGCCGCCGTGGAGACGCGGTACGACGACCGGGTCGACCCCAAGACCTTCTACGGCGCGCTGGACGCGCTGACGGATGCAGGGCATCTGGAGAAGACGGTCGACGGCCTGCACGACCGGTTCGAACTCACCGCGGCGGGGGAGCGGGCGCTCCGGGATCACTACGCGTGGGTCCGGGAGCGACTGGACGATTAA